A single window of Anopheles moucheti chromosome 2, idAnoMoucSN_F20_07, whole genome shotgun sequence DNA harbors:
- the LOC128301208 gene encoding phenoloxidase-activating factor 2-like, giving the protein MQRYRAALALLALVAVTVRPTVAEELSLDDLINTVFTTASPGKDAPPPTTGPPPPPTPAVGVKGGPCGNEAVCIQKYLCSNSSTSGEGLIDIRFSDDNPCVDYLLQCCFDEDIILPPPTVPPGPNPVPNPNPNPGQNPGQNPGPNPGPVAPARCGRRNEDGVGFRITGSKNNEAEYGEFPWMVAILKTEEVLGQLRENVYTCGGSLIHKQVVLTGAHCVQNKQPSQLKVRAGEWDTQTKNEIYPHQDRSVVEIVVHPDYYKGGLHNDVALLFLDSPVEPNESIQTVCLPPQDMAFNHETCFASGWGKDVFGKAGTYQVILKKIDLPVVPNDQCQTALRTTRLGAKFNLHKSFICAGGVPGKDTCKGDGGSPLVCPIPNKPHHFYQTGLVAWGIGCGENGIPGVYANVAKFRGWIDQHMMQRNFGTDSYTP; this is encoded by the exons ATGCAGCGGTACCGTGCGGCATTGGCGTTGCTGGCGCTAGTTGCCGTTACCGTTCGGCCAACAGTTGCTGAGGAACTTAGCCTGGATGATCTGATCAATACCGTATTCACGACGGCCTCACCGGGTAAGGATGCACCACCGCCAACAACCGgcccaccgccaccaccgacTCCTGCAGTTGGCGTAAAG GGTGGACCGTGTGGCAATGAGGCTGTCTGCATCCAGAAATATCTCTGCTCCAACAGCAGTACGTCCGGCGAGGGACTGATCGATATTCGCTTCTCCGATGACAACCCGTGCGTCGACTATCTGCTGCAGTGCTGCTTCGACGAGGACATC ATTCTACCACCACCAACGGTACCACCGGGCCCGAACCCAGTGCCGAATCCGAACCCCAATCCTGGTCAGAACCCTGGTCAGAATCCTGGACCGAATCCTGGTCCGGTCGCTCCCGCACGATGCGGCCGCCGCAACGAGGATGGTGTTGGGTTCCGTATCACCGGCTCGAAGAACAACGAGGCCGAGTACGGTGAGTTCCCGTGGATGGTGGCGATCTTGAAGACGGAGGAGGTACTTGGCCAGCTGCGCGAGAACGTGTATACGTGCGGTGGCTCGCTTATTCACAAACAGGTTGTGCTGACCGGGGCCCACTGCGTCCAGAACAAGCAACCGTCCCAGCTGAAGGTACGTGCCGGCGAGTGGGATACGCAGACGAAGAACGAAATCTACCCGCACCAGGACCGCTCGGTGGTGGAAATCGTCGTCCATCCGGACTACTACAAGGGTGGACTGCATAACGATGTCGCGCTGCTGTTCCTCGACTCACCGGTCGAGCCAAACGAGAGCATTCAGACGGTGTGTCTGCCACCGCAGGACATGGCGTTCAACCATGAGACCTGCTTCGCCAGCGGTTGGGGTAAGGACGTGTTTGGCAAGGCGGGCACCTACCAGGTGATACTGAAGAAGATCGATCTGCCGGTGGTACCGAACGACCAGTGTCAGACGGCGTTGCGCACCACCAGGCTCGGGGCCAAGTTCAATTTGCACAAGAGCTTCATCTGTGCCGGCGGTGTGCCCGGTAAGGATACGTGCAAGGGTGACGGTGGATCACCGCTCGTTTGTCCCATTCCCAACAAACCGCACCACTTCTACCAGACTGGATTGGTCGCGTGGGGTATCGGGTGCGGTGAGAATGGCATCCCGGGCGTTTACGCCAACGTGGCCAAGTTCCGTGGCTGGATCGATCAACACATGATGCAGCGTAACTTCGGTACCGACAGCTACACGCCCTAG
- the LOC128301293 gene encoding phenoloxidase-activating factor 2-like translates to MVSRTIALLAAVALMGGLVAAQDTLDDLYLSLYNLTENKNTVAEPSTAAPPVAAVTQAPIPPQQRYTCEGECVQYYLCSDNKIITDGAGIIDIRVGEDPSEASECPHFLNTCCEKDSVVVDPPPSATKAPPVTTDPGTGASRQTCGLRNVDGLGFRITGNKNGESEYGEFPWMLAVLREERVADNNLNVYECGGSLIAPNVVLTAAHCVFNKQKEQLLIRAGEWDTQTRDELYQHQDRRVAEVITHEAFNKGSLANDVALLILNEPFLAAANVQPICLPPKGTSFDRSKCFASGWGKNVFGKEGKYQVILKKVELPVVPQSECQQSLRTTRLGKRFVLHQSFLCAGGVAGQDTCRGDGGSPLVCPIPGSSKHYYQAGIVAWGIGCGENGIPGVYGNVAFFRDWIDKQLVDRSILARDYVYTP, encoded by the exons ATGGTCTCACGAACCATTGCGCTACTGGCCGCAGTAGCACTTATGGGAGGTTTGGTTGCCGCCCAGGATACGCTCGACGACTTATATCTGTCGCTGTACAATCTGACCGAGAACAAAAACACGGTGGCGGAACCATCGACCGCAGCACCTCCAGTGGCTGCCGTTACACAGGCCCCAATACCTCCACAGCAACGCTAT ACCTGTGAAGGCGAATGCGTGCAGTACTACCTGTGTAGTGACAACAAGATCATTACGGACGGTGCCGGCATTATCGACATTCGTGTCGGAGAAGACCCGTCCGAGGCGTCGGAGTGTCCCCACTTCCTGAACACCTGTTGCGAAAAGGATTCTGTGGTGGTTGATCCCCCACCAAGCGCAACCAAGGCTCCACCAGTGACCACTGACCCTGGTACGGGAGCAAGCCGACAGACCTGTGGTTTACGCAACGTCGACGGATTGGGTTTCCGCATTACCGGCAACAAGAACGGTGAGTCGGAATACGGTGAGTTCCCGTGGATGTTAGCTGTGTTGCGTGAGGAACGCGTTGCAGACAACAATCTCAACGTGTACGAGTGTGGTGGCTCGCTGATCGCCCCGAACGTCGTGCTAACCGCGGCTCATTGCGTCTTTAACAAGCAAAAGGAGCAGCTGTTGATTCGTGCCGGCGAATGGGATACCCAAACACGGGATGAATTGTACCAACATCAAGACAGACGTGTGGCTGAAGTCATCACACACGAAGCCTTCAACAAGGGTTCGTTGGCGAACGATGTGGCTCTGCTTATTCTGAACGAACCCTTCCTAGCAGCGGCAAACGTACAACCGATCTGCCTCCCACCGAAGGGAACCTCGTTCGATCGAAGCAAGTGTTTCGCCTCCGGCTGGGGCAAGAACGTCTTCGGCAAGGAGGGCAAATATCAGGTCATTCTGAAgaaggtagagctcccggttGTACCACAGAGCGAGTGTCAACAGTCACTGCGCACCACTCGTCTTGGCAAAAGGTTCGTGCTTCACCAGAGCTTCCTGTGTGCTGGAGGCGTTGCCGGACAGGATACGTGTCGCGGTGACGGTGGTTCTCCGCTCGTCTGTCCGATCCCAGGCTCTTCGAAGCACTACTATCAGGCCGGTATTGTTGCGTGGGGTATCGGATGCGGTGAAAACGGTATCCCTGGTGTGTACGGTAATGTGGCCTTCTTCCGCGACTGGATCGATAAGCAACTGGTGGACCGTAGTATCCTAGCTCGGGACTACGTTTACACACCATAA
- the LOC128299150 gene encoding phenoloxidase-activating factor 2-like, which yields MQMGISVRVLAIVTTVGFAGAQISASVQSDTCTGECVPYYLCTDNGINMDGAGIIDIRVREESECSHYLQVCCEADSVANPSELSVSKTIADDGFEYRQTCGMRNTNGIDFQMIGNLNGESEYGEFPWMLALLVQKPTTGSNLNVYQCGGSLIAPNVALTAAHCVYNMQKDQFLVRAGEWDTQTRDELYQHQDRRVAEVITHEAFNKGSLANDVALLILNEPFLAAANVQPICLPPKGTSFDRSKCFASGWGKNVFGKEGKYQVILKKVELPVVPQSECQQSLRTTRLGKRFVLHQSFLCAGGVAGQDTCRGDGGSPLVCPIPGSSKHYYQAGIVAWGIGCGENGIPGVYGNVAFFRDWIDNQLLDHSILSRDYVYTP from the exons ATGCAAATGGGAATTAGTGTTCGTGTACTCGCAATTGTCACAACCGTTGGGTTTGCGGGCGCTCAAATTTCTGCTTCAGTTCAATCCGAT ACCTGTACCGGCGAATGTGTGCcgtactatctttgcactgaCAATGGGATCAACATGGACGGTGCGGGTATTATTGATATTCGTGTTAGAGAAGAATCTGAGTGCTCACACTACTTGCAAGTCTGTTGCGAGGCTGATTCAGTGGCCAATCCATCGGAACTATCAGTGAGCAAAACCATAGCCGATGATGGATTCGAATACCGGCAAACGTGCGGGATGCGTAACACCAACGGCATAGACTTCCAAATGATCGGTAACTTGAATGGTGAGTCGGAATACGGTGAGTTCCCGTGGATGTTGGCACTACTTGTCCAAAAACCTACCACCGGTAGTAATTTGAACGTGTACCAGTGTGGTGGTTCACTGATCGCCCCGAACGTCGCCTTGACCGCAGCTCACTGTGTGTACAATATGCAGAAGGATCAGTTCTTGGTTCGTGCCGGCGAATGGGATACCCAAACACGCGATGAGTTGTACCAACATCAAGACAGACGTGTGGCTGAAGTCATCACCCACGAAGCCTTCAACAAGGGTTCGTTGGCGAACGATGTGGCTCTGCTTATTCTGAACGAACCCTTCCTAGCAGCGGCAAACGTACAACCGATCTGCCTTCCACCGAAGGGAACCTCGTTCGATCGAAGCAAGTGTTTCGCCTCCGGCTGGGGCAAGAACGTCTTCGGCAAGGAGGGCAAATATCAGGTCATTCTGAAgaaggtagagctcccggttGTGCCACAGAGCGAGTGCCAACAGTCACTGCGCACCACTCGTCTTGGCAAAAGGTTCGTGCTTCACCAGAGCTTCCTGTGTGCTGGAGGCGTTGCCGGACAGGATACGTGTCGCGGTGACGGTGGTTCTCCGCTCGTCTGTCCGATCCCAGGCTCTTCGAAGCACTACTATCAGGCCGGTATTGTTGCGTGGGGTATCGGATGCGGTGAAAACGGTATCCCTGGTGTGTACGGTAATGTGGCCTTCTTCCGCGACTGGATCGATAACCAGCTATTGGATCATAGCATTCTTTCAAGGGACTATGTATACACGCCGTAA
- the LOC128299161 gene encoding uncharacterized protein LOC128299161, with product MRSLRWKEFTFARVLLFVVLCFHNSETSFSCNCVAESLCPAPDVDLRLVAADEECPVGMLCCDVPVDDNPTRLSDELDGPFCDGACVSDLSECDACEECDEYGTDVIDIRTDDDKRCPVSQYCCGTNLEQPAACDGTCLPRSQCTMFAPGVDCGEGNVCCRMERTSWVDMINDINGMAGPDTDDAGRRPCAWGELQEDGTRVPPWLVSVWARVEIIPGLQADQFVCGGVLVDQSLVLTTASYVQNLPKEELFVNVGDYDISSRSALRMANIYTLAEKIIHEDYRPSEPVRNDVALLRLTEKVRNGRCVATLAASSEKQPDSSCYTIGWNRTLLATSSGHPKQYPVQVTTFQDDLFCAPGTICLDHGGDRCNDDSLNGSAVVCKEGRSQDGWMLRGLLVSNCTGVAIESVNAWLNHQRNPGFVQQPKPADPSRQYLPVL from the exons ATGAGGTCTTTACGTTGGAAAGAATTTACCTTCGCACGGGTATTATTGTTCGTTGTGCTATGTTTCCACAATTCTGAAACATCGTTTAGCTGTAACTGTGTCGCGGAAAGCCTTTGTCCAGCGCCGGATGTGGATTTACGGCTTGTCGCTGCGGACGAGGAATGTCCGGTGGGAATGTTGTGTTGCGATGTGCCGGTGGATGACAATCCGACCCGTTTATCGGACGAATTAGACGGACCGTTCTGTGACGGGGCGTGTGTATCGGATCTATCCGAGTGCGATGCATGTGAGGAGTGCGATGAGTACGGCACGGATGTAATTGACATCCGTACGGACGATGACAAACGTTGTCCCGTCAGTCAGTATTGTTGTGGGACGAACCTGGAACAACCTGCAGCATGTGACGGAACGTGTCTACCGAGATCTCAGTGTACAATGTTCGCACCTGGAGTAGACTGTGGCGAAGGGAATGTTTGCTGCCGTATGGAACGTACATCGTGGGTGGATATGATCAACGATATCAATGGCATGGCGGGACCGGACACCGACGACGCAGGGCGGCGTCCGTGTGCGTGGGGCGAACTGCAAGAAGATGGTACCCGTGTTCCGCCGTGGTTGGTTTCGGTCTGGGCAAGGGTTGAAATCATACCCGGTCTTCAAGCCGATCAGTTTGTCTGTGGTGGTGTACTGGTGGACCAATCGCTAGTACTGACGACGGCAAGTTACGTGCAAAATCTGCCCAAGGAGGAACTGTTTGTAAATGTCGGCGATTACGATATATCAAGCCGTTCTGCGCTACGGATGGCAAAT ATCTACACCCTGGCGGAAAAAATCATCCACGAAGACTACCGTCCATCCGAACCAGTGCGCAACGATGTTGCACTGTTGCGCCTGACAGAAAAGGTTCGCAACGGACGGTGTGTTGCAACGCTTGCTGCCTCATCTGAGAAGCAGCCAGACAGCAGCTGCTACACGATCGGATGGAACCGTACGCTGCTTGCCACGAGTTCCGGACATCCCAAACAGTACCCGGTACAAGTGACCACCTTCCAGGACGATCTGTTTTGCGCACCCGGGACGATCTGTCTCGATCATGGAGGAGACCGCTGTAATGATGACTCCCTAAATGGTTCGGCAGTGGTCTGTAAGGAAGGTAGATCGCAAGATGGCTGGATGCTGAGAGGATTGCTGGTTAGCAACTGTACCGGAGTGGCGATCGAGAGTGTTAACGCGTGGTTAAATCACCAGCGAAATCCTGGATTCGTTCAGCAACCAAAACCAGCCGATCCGTCCCGTCAGTACTTGCCTGTGCTATGA
- the LOC128301503 gene encoding phenoloxidase-activating factor 2-like, protein MNLLATLTVACLVVLVVELPAIHGQSCDGKCLPRNKCQRELSDEDDAVPDVDLRIGQQNSDVVGNCPHYLDVCCPPGEELEEPLTHEPTSFQPCGQRNSNGVGFRIGAGKVEESEFGEFPWTLLVLELQKLFDSEEKEVYACVGSLLAPNVALTVAHCVNKKSLSSLLVRAGEWDTRTESEVLPYQDAKVKQVLIHDRYNKQHHYDVALLVLEKPFEAAENIQLICLPPPSVRPPVGTECLTGGWGKDRFGQTGVYQQILKRVTLPIVDQAQCQTALRKTRLGAGFKLHSSFLCAGGKKDADVCSGDGGGALVCLLPGSQTAYYQAGIVAWGIGCGDENIPGVYADVDTVRSWLVDNLNALKVDPTYYTAS, encoded by the exons ATGAATCTGCTAGCAACACTCACGGTGGCCTGTTTGGTAGTGTTGGTAGTGGAACTACCGGCCATCCACGGGCAG TCTTGCGATGGGAAATGTTTGCCGCGAAACAAATGTCAACGGGAGTTGTCGGATGAAGACGATGCAGTACCGGATGTGGATTTGCGTATAGGTCAGCAAAATTCGGACGTTGTCGGCAATTGTCCTCACTATCTGGATGTGTGCTGCCCACCGGGCGAGGAACTTGAGGAACCGCTCACACACGAACCAACCAGCTTCCAGCCGTGCGGTCAGCGGAACAGTAACGGTGTAGGGTTTCGTATCGGCGCCGGAAAGGTGGAAGAATCCGAATTTG GCGAATTCCCATGGACGCTGCTGGTTCTAGAGCTGCAAAAGCTGTTCGATTCCGAGGAGAAGGAAGTGTATGCGTGCGTCGGCTCCCTTCTCGCACCGAATGTGGCCCTTACGGTGGCACATTGCGTTAACAAAAAGTCCCTCAGCAGTTTGTTAGTGCGGGCCGGTGAATGGGACACCCGGACCGAATCCGAAGTACTCCCCTATCAG GACGCCAAAGTGAAGCAAGTGTTGATACACGACCGTTACAACAAGCAGCACCACTACGATGTGGCTCTGCTGGTGCTGGAAAAACCGTTCGAGGCGGCAGAAAACATCCAGCTAATCTGTCTACCACCGCCCAGTGTGCGGCCTCCGGTCGGTACGGAGTGTTTGACCGGTGGTTGGGGTAAGGATAGGTTCGGACAGACCGGCGTTTACCAGCAGATACTGAAACGGGTCACGCTGCCGATCGTCGATCAGGCCCAATGCCAGACAGCCCTGCGGAAAACACGTCTCGGCGCAGGCTTCAAGCTGCACAGTTCGTTCCTGTGTGCCGGAGGGAAAAAGGATGCGGACGTGTGCTCCGGCGACGGGGGTGGCGCTCTGGTATGCCTGCTGCCAGGTTCGCAAACCGCATACTATCAGGCGGGTATCGTTGCCTGGGGTATCGGATGCGGTGATGAGAACATACCCGGAGTGTACGCGGACGTGGACACCGTGCGTTCCTGGCTCGTGGACAATCTGAACGCGTTGAAGGTCGATCCGACCTACTACACGGCTTCGTGA